In the Kaistella sp. 97-N-M2 genome, one interval contains:
- the uvrA gene encoding excinuclease ABC subunit UvrA: MKDSKEYIEVYGAREHNLKNIDVKIPRNELVVITGLSGSGKSSLAFDTIFAEGQRRYIETFSAYARQFLGGLERPDVDKIDGLSPVIAIEQKTTNKNPRSTVGTVTELYDYLRLLFARVSDAYSLNSGKKLVSYTEDQILDAITKNYKGEKVMLLAPVVRSRKGHYHELFIQMSKKGYGQARIDGELLDIEYDLKLDRYKTHDIDIVIDRWIIGESASEKRMEQSLKTALHMGEGVIGIQKLGSTEIDYFSKNLMDAESGQSLALPEPNTFSFNSPKGSCPYCKGLGTVKKVNTDYFVENPKLSINQSGLLPLEDMKSNKWVLGQIKNILEIFGLSLGTPFKDIPEEALEYMYHGCHKEFNKDLKYAGISKKIKVNFDGLVPIINEMIEDKESYDAILLERHFTTEETCPECKGTRLQPSSLSFKIDGRNIAEINALSLSDLKIWLNEVEETFSDKNKIIAHEILKEIKTRLQFLLDVGLEYLSLSRSSRTLSGGESQRIRLATQIGSQLVNVLYILDEPSIGLHQRDNERLIASLKNLRDIGNSVIVVEHDKDMIMEADEVLDIGPRAGKFGGEILWQGKPEDLLKADTITADYITGKRKIEIPETRREGNGKSIVLKGATGNNLKNVNLEIPLGKLVVVTGISGSGKSSLINGTLYPILNRHFYRSVQEPLPYKKIEGIDNIDKIVDVDQTPIGRTPRSNPATYTGMFTDIRNLFAELPESKIRGYKAGRFSFNVKGGRCETCQGGGLKVIEMNFLPDVYVHCETCNGKRFNRETLEVRYKGKSISDVLEMTIDEATEFFQPIPKIYARVKTMQDVGLGYITMGQQSTTLSGGEAQRIKLATELSKRQTGNTLYILDEPTTGLHFEDVKILMEAINKLVDLGNSFIIIEHNLDVIKLADYIIDVGPEGGKHGGEIIAKGTPEELIKSRKSLTAKYLKKELQQDI; encoded by the coding sequence ATGAAAGATTCCAAAGAATATATCGAAGTTTACGGCGCCCGTGAACACAATTTAAAAAATATTGACGTTAAAATCCCCCGCAACGAACTTGTTGTGATTACGGGACTTTCCGGCAGCGGCAAATCTTCCCTGGCTTTTGATACCATTTTTGCAGAAGGCCAAAGAAGATACATCGAAACCTTTTCTGCCTACGCGAGACAGTTTTTGGGCGGGCTGGAGCGTCCGGATGTCGACAAGATCGACGGACTTTCTCCCGTTATCGCCATCGAGCAGAAGACCACGAACAAAAATCCACGTTCCACCGTAGGAACCGTAACCGAACTTTACGATTATCTGCGTTTGCTTTTCGCCAGAGTTTCAGATGCGTATTCCTTAAACTCGGGAAAAAAACTCGTGAGTTATACCGAAGATCAAATCCTCGACGCCATCACCAAAAATTATAAAGGCGAAAAAGTAATGCTTTTGGCGCCCGTTGTTCGGTCCCGAAAAGGACATTACCACGAACTTTTTATCCAGATGTCCAAAAAAGGCTACGGCCAGGCCCGAATTGATGGCGAACTGCTGGATATTGAGTACGACTTAAAACTCGACCGGTACAAAACCCACGATATCGATATCGTGATCGACCGCTGGATCATTGGCGAAAGCGCCTCCGAAAAACGCATGGAGCAGTCGCTGAAAACCGCGCTGCACATGGGCGAAGGCGTGATCGGAATTCAAAAATTGGGCAGTACGGAGATCGATTATTTTTCCAAAAATTTAATGGATGCCGAAAGTGGCCAGTCCCTCGCCTTGCCGGAGCCGAATACATTTTCTTTCAATTCCCCGAAAGGCAGCTGTCCGTACTGCAAAGGATTAGGCACCGTAAAAAAGGTAAACACCGATTACTTTGTCGAAAATCCAAAACTGTCCATCAACCAAAGCGGTTTGCTGCCTTTGGAAGACATGAAATCCAACAAGTGGGTTTTGGGTCAGATCAAAAATATTCTGGAGATTTTCGGCCTGAGTTTGGGGACACCTTTCAAAGATATCCCCGAAGAAGCACTGGAATACATGTATCACGGCTGTCACAAAGAATTCAATAAAGATCTGAAGTACGCCGGCATATCGAAAAAAATAAAAGTCAATTTCGACGGTCTGGTACCGATTATCAACGAGATGATCGAAGATAAAGAGAGCTACGATGCGATTTTGCTCGAGCGGCATTTCACTACGGAAGAAACCTGTCCCGAATGTAAAGGAACAAGGCTTCAGCCTTCAAGTTTAAGTTTTAAGATCGATGGGCGCAATATTGCGGAAATCAACGCACTTTCCCTGTCGGATCTGAAAATCTGGCTGAATGAGGTTGAAGAAACCTTCAGCGATAAAAATAAAATTATCGCCCACGAAATTCTAAAGGAAATTAAAACACGCCTGCAGTTTCTGCTCGATGTTGGTTTGGAATATTTAAGCTTAAGCCGAAGTTCGCGAACGCTTTCGGGCGGCGAATCCCAACGGATCCGGTTGGCAACACAGATCGGTTCTCAGTTGGTAAACGTACTGTATATTTTAGATGAACCTTCCATAGGTTTGCACCAAAGAGATAATGAAAGGCTCATCGCGTCGCTGAAAAATTTACGCGACATCGGAAATTCGGTGATCGTGGTCGAACACGACAAAGACATGATTATGGAAGCGGATGAGGTTCTGGATATCGGGCCACGCGCCGGAAAATTTGGTGGCGAGATCTTGTGGCAGGGAAAACCGGAAGATCTGCTCAAAGCCGATACAATTACCGCAGATTATATCACAGGAAAACGCAAAATCGAAATCCCCGAAACCCGAAGAGAAGGCAACGGCAAATCCATCGTCTTGAAAGGCGCCACCGGAAACAACCTGAAAAACGTCAATCTCGAAATTCCCCTGGGAAAACTCGTCGTCGTTACGGGTATTTCCGGCAGCGGAAAATCTTCGTTGATCAACGGAACTTTATATCCGATTCTGAACCGTCACTTCTACCGCAGCGTTCAGGAACCTTTGCCTTATAAAAAAATCGAAGGCATCGACAATATCGACAAAATTGTGGATGTCGATCAAACGCCCATCGGCCGAACGCCGCGTTCCAATCCCGCAACTTATACGGGAATGTTTACGGATATCAGAAATCTTTTTGCAGAGTTGCCCGAATCCAAGATCCGTGGTTACAAAGCCGGCCGGTTTTCTTTCAATGTGAAAGGTGGCCGGTGCGAAACCTGTCAGGGCGGCGGCTTGAAGGTCATCGAAATGAATTTCCTGCCCGATGTTTACGTACACTGCGAAACGTGTAACGGAAAACGCTTTAACCGCGAAACTTTGGAAGTCCGCTACAAAGGAAAATCGATTTCCGATGTTCTGGAAATGACAATTGACGAGGCGACCGAATTTTTCCAGCCAATTCCAAAAATTTACGCCCGCGTGAAAACCATGCAGGATGTCGGTCTCGGATATATCACAATGGGGCAGCAATCTACAACTTTGAGTGGGGGCGAAGCGCAGCGCATTAAACTCGCCACCGAATTATCGAAAAGACAAACCGGAAATACGCTGTATATTTTAGATGAGCCGACTACCGGTCTCCACTTCGAGGACGTGAAAATTTTGATGGAAGCCATTAATAAACTCGTCGATTTGGGAAATTCCTTTATCATCATAGAACACAATCTCGATGTCATCAAGCTGGCAGATTACATCATCGATGTGGGTCCGGAAGGCGGCAAACACGGTGGTGAAATCATCGCGAAAGGAACGCCGGAAGAACTGATAAAATCGAGAAAAAGTTTAACAGCAAAATATTTGAAAAAGGAACTTCAACAGGATATTTGA